A genomic window from Indioceanicola profundi includes:
- a CDS encoding spore coat protein U domain-containing protein: MPLFRRAAKAILLCTALVLAAPAFPPLASAVAKESCKVQIRNLNHIEVPDDYDPYEGVRIGYHQFEVQHQNGPGCRFMVSADDGSNGGRQMRFGQNLLDYELYTSADLSQPVASEGGPVSATFTGYVDAEKDQTRFTLFSMVPAGQLVRKGSYNDQIRFEIYELEDGVPTQLLDTSNTQVRARVREVVQATVIIGGVPRALAGTVGTVELGELTDGGEGHFELEVSGNGEFDLYLSSENGGELRRAGSGPGIPYRINVDGQTVDLRSSRTLMLDGDGQRRYSLVVSSQRVDQAIAGTYGDNLYLSVEAR, translated from the coding sequence GTGCCTTTGTTCAGGCGGGCGGCCAAGGCGATCCTCCTCTGCACTGCACTGGTCCTGGCAGCGCCGGCGTTTCCGCCGCTGGCCTCGGCGGTCGCGAAGGAAAGTTGCAAGGTCCAGATCCGGAACCTCAATCACATAGAGGTTCCGGACGATTACGATCCCTATGAGGGCGTTCGGATCGGCTATCACCAGTTCGAGGTCCAGCATCAGAACGGCCCCGGCTGCCGCTTCATGGTATCGGCCGATGACGGCAGCAATGGCGGCCGCCAGATGCGGTTCGGACAGAACCTCCTGGATTACGAGCTCTATACCAGCGCGGACTTGAGCCAGCCGGTGGCAAGCGAAGGCGGACCGGTCTCGGCCACCTTCACGGGATATGTGGATGCGGAGAAGGATCAGACCCGCTTCACCCTGTTCAGCATGGTTCCTGCCGGCCAGCTTGTGCGCAAGGGCAGTTACAACGACCAGATCCGGTTCGAGATCTACGAGTTGGAGGACGGCGTTCCGACCCAGCTCCTGGACACCAGCAACACCCAGGTCCGTGCGCGGGTGCGCGAGGTGGTGCAGGCTACCGTCATCATCGGCGGAGTCCCCCGCGCCCTGGCTGGCACCGTCGGCACGGTCGAACTAGGTGAGTTGACCGATGGCGGCGAAGGGCATTTCGAACTGGAGGTGAGCGGGAACGGCGAGTTCGACCTGTATCTGAGTTCGGAGAATGGCGGGGAGCTGCGCCGTGCCGGCAGTGGCCCCGGCATCCCCTACCGCATCAATGTGGACGGACAGACGGTTGACCTTCGCTCCAGCCGTACGCTGATGCTGGACGGTGACGGGCAGAGGCGCTACTCTTTAGTGGTATCGTCCCAGCGGGTTGACCAGGCGATCGCCGGCACCTACGGGGACAATCTGTATCTGAGCGTCGAAGCCCGCTGA
- a CDS encoding Csu type fimbrial protein: MRDAKLRGMFSSVHALPAVVGACVAPGHGPALLLALSILTAGTPGMAASQVEIRLRGVVPAVCTVSVSNASSNLNIVQGESGTQIATVTELCNAVSGYKVSVESANGGRMMPDLGGVGIAYSLSYDTAAVGSGGGLVAERAPTGAARQSVLSATLPASPQANAGNYSDTVTVSISAK, encoded by the coding sequence ATGCGGGACGCGAAACTGCGCGGCATGTTCAGCAGCGTTCATGCCCTGCCTGCGGTGGTTGGGGCCTGTGTGGCGCCCGGTCACGGACCAGCGCTCCTGCTGGCGCTTTCCATACTGACGGCGGGCACGCCTGGCATGGCCGCGTCTCAGGTGGAAATCCGCCTGCGCGGCGTCGTCCCGGCGGTCTGCACGGTCAGCGTCAGCAATGCGTCCTCGAACCTGAACATCGTTCAGGGCGAGTCGGGGACGCAGATCGCGACGGTGACCGAACTGTGCAATGCTGTCAGCGGCTACAAGGTCAGCGTCGAATCCGCAAATGGCGGTCGCATGATGCCGGACCTGGGGGGGGTGGGCATCGCCTACAGCCTGTCCTACGACACTGCCGCCGTCGGTTCAGGTGGCGGGCTGGTCGCGGAGCGGGCGCCAACCGGTGCGGCACGGCAATCCGTCCTGTCGGCGACCCTGCCTGCATCGCCCCAGGCCAATGCAGGTAACTACAGCGATACGGTGACGGTCTCGATCAGTGCCAAATAG